A DNA window from Mucilaginibacter xinganensis contains the following coding sequences:
- a CDS encoding DapH/DapD/GlmU-related protein: protein MDKKIYQQNSPYDSPWSKTQRIKMVLWEYVWLLLCSWTPKPANFWRLFWLRIFGAQLFGRPFVHQRARIQIPWNLTMHDRACLGDRSNAYSLDKIEIHEHATVAQEVYICTGTHDFTQPAKNLITSPVIIGAHAFIGARAFIMPGVTIGKHAIIGACSVVTKNVLAHTVVKGNPAK, encoded by the coding sequence ATGGATAAAAAGATTTATCAACAAAATTCTCCTTACGACAGCCCCTGGAGTAAAACCCAACGTATTAAAATGGTGCTATGGGAGTATGTTTGGCTCCTGTTATGTTCGTGGACCCCTAAGCCAGCAAATTTTTGGCGATTATTTTGGTTGAGGATATTTGGAGCCCAACTTTTCGGACGTCCATTCGTACACCAAAGGGCACGCATTCAAATCCCATGGAATTTAACGATGCACGACAGGGCTTGCCTGGGCGACAGGTCAAATGCTTATTCTTTGGATAAGATAGAAATTCACGAACATGCCACGGTTGCACAGGAGGTATATATTTGCACCGGCACGCATGATTTTACGCAACCTGCAAAAAATTTGATCACTTCGCCTGTAATAATTGGTGCTCATGCTTTTATAGGTGCCCGCGCATTTATTATGCCTGGGGTTACTATAGGCAAGCATGCTATAATAGGTGCATGCAGTGTAGTTACAAAAAACGTTTTGGCACACACCGTTGTAAAAGGGAACCCTGCTAAATAA
- a CDS encoding glycosyltransferase family 4 protein — MKIVIIQGAFLPVPPILGGAVEKMWFFLGKEFAKMGHEVVHISRKVDSLPMNETIEGVNYFRVAGFATPKSGLILKIMDLIYTLRVRKLMPKDFDIVVGNTFWTPLVLKRNAISACMVDVQRMPKGQMKLYKNARCLRANSNSVVEAIKNELSEKHHHKIAMVPNPLPFIPKYEIDFSKKEKIILYTGRIHPEKGLDLLIQAYKKTSQNYKLQIIGPWEFSQGGGGATYLESLKVLAEDAAVEFLEPIFDIEKLNDHYIKASIFIYPSMAEKGETFGLAPLEAMSWGCVPIVSDLLCFKDFITHGKNGLVFDHRSDDAISHIVKLVHLLESDSRYTKKLASEALGVRETHSISNIAGLFIKQFEQTV; from the coding sequence TTGAAAATAGTAATTATTCAGGGGGCATTTTTGCCGGTACCACCAATATTAGGTGGAGCGGTTGAAAAAATGTGGTTTTTTTTAGGAAAGGAATTTGCAAAGATGGGTCACGAAGTAGTTCATATCTCCCGGAAAGTCGATTCGTTGCCAATGAATGAAACTATTGAGGGTGTAAACTATTTTCGGGTTGCTGGATTTGCAACTCCGAAATCAGGGCTGATCTTAAAAATCATGGATCTTATTTATACTTTACGCGTTAGGAAACTAATGCCGAAGGATTTTGATATTGTGGTAGGTAATACTTTTTGGACACCTTTGGTATTAAAAAGAAATGCCATTTCGGCTTGTATGGTTGACGTTCAGCGAATGCCAAAGGGACAAATGAAATTGTATAAAAATGCACGTTGCTTAAGGGCCAATTCCAATTCTGTTGTTGAGGCAATAAAAAACGAATTATCCGAAAAGCATCATCACAAAATAGCAATGGTTCCTAATCCATTGCCTTTTATCCCAAAGTATGAGATAGATTTTTCAAAAAAGGAAAAGATAATTCTTTACACCGGGCGTATTCACCCCGAGAAAGGGTTGGATTTATTGATACAAGCCTATAAAAAAACGTCGCAAAACTACAAATTACAAATAATCGGTCCCTGGGAGTTCTCTCAGGGCGGCGGTGGTGCAACTTATCTTGAATCGTTAAAAGTATTGGCAGAAGATGCTGCTGTAGAATTTTTAGAACCGATTTTTGACATTGAAAAATTAAACGACCATTACATAAAGGCATCAATTTTTATTTACCCTTCCATGGCTGAAAAAGGGGAAACATTTGGGTTAGCACCGCTGGAAGCCATGTCATGGGGTTGTGTGCCTATTGTTTCCGATCTGTTGTGCTTTAAAGATTTTATAACGCATGGAAAAAATGGGCTTGTATTTGATCACCGGTCTGACGATGCCATCAGCCACATCGTTAAGCTGGTGCATTTACTGGAGAGTGATAGCAGGTACACAAAAAAGCTGGCAAGTGAAGCCCTTGGTGTCAGAGAAACTCATTCTATTTCAAACATCGCAGGCTTGTTTATAAAACAATTTGAGCAAACTGTATAA
- a CDS encoding WcaI family glycosyltransferase: MTHPTEYPKNKTILLISHNFSPEPTGIGKYNGEMMNWLATNGYDCTIITTFPYYPYWKVQAPHTNRWFKKEVIKYEESNTSITIHRCPSYVPSNPTGKRRLIQDFSFWTSMFWKVLNLIITKQKFDLIITIAPPFHLAYLGLMLKKRNGSKLLYHIQDLQIEAAQDLNILSSKKFFDRIYRIEKNIIEKADYVSSISDGMIRKIKAKVDRETIFFPNWVDTSFFFPLPESDKLKSNWGYQPDDIIFLYSGAIGEKQGLESILLAAEGLMDNHRIKFIICGSGPYKEKLMETTQSKKLSNIKFFPIQDKELFNEFLNMADYHLVLQKANASDLVMPSKLTNILAIGGVCIATSSPGTSLYNLISEHDLGYITEPDNHSLLSKLISALKPDKSFQTKRNNALNYARQYLDINNVMNTFLTDVFV; the protein is encoded by the coding sequence TTGACACATCCAACAGAATATCCAAAAAACAAAACGATACTGCTGATCAGTCATAATTTTTCTCCGGAGCCAACCGGTATCGGAAAATACAATGGCGAAATGATGAATTGGTTGGCTACCAATGGTTATGATTGTACCATTATTACTACTTTTCCGTATTACCCATACTGGAAAGTACAGGCCCCCCATACCAACCGATGGTTTAAAAAAGAGGTGATAAAATATGAAGAAAGTAACACCTCTATAACTATTCATCGTTGTCCGTCTTATGTCCCCTCCAACCCAACCGGAAAAAGGAGATTAATCCAGGACTTTTCTTTCTGGACTTCGATGTTTTGGAAAGTACTTAACCTAATTATAACCAAACAGAAATTTGATCTGATCATTACCATTGCGCCGCCTTTTCACCTGGCTTACCTTGGTTTGATGCTGAAAAAACGAAATGGCAGTAAATTGCTGTATCATATCCAGGATCTTCAAATAGAGGCTGCACAGGACTTAAACATACTGTCAAGTAAGAAGTTTTTCGACCGTATTTATAGGATAGAAAAAAATATAATAGAAAAGGCCGATTATGTGAGCAGTATCTCTGATGGCATGATCCGTAAAATAAAGGCAAAAGTTGACCGGGAAACTATTTTTTTTCCTAACTGGGTTGATACTTCTTTTTTTTTCCCGCTCCCTGAAAGTGATAAGCTCAAAAGCAACTGGGGCTACCAGCCCGACGACATCATCTTTTTATATTCTGGGGCTATAGGCGAAAAACAAGGGCTTGAAAGTATTCTTTTGGCAGCCGAGGGCCTTATGGATAATCACAGGATTAAATTTATTATTTGCGGATCGGGGCCATACAAGGAAAAACTGATGGAAACTACGCAGAGCAAAAAGTTATCCAACATAAAATTTTTCCCAATCCAGGATAAGGAATTATTTAATGAGTTTTTAAATATGGCTGATTATCATTTGGTGCTCCAAAAAGCCAATGCAAGTGACCTGGTGATGCCATCGAAATTGACGAATATCCTGGCTATAGGCGGCGTTTGTATTGCAACCTCTTCGCCAGGCACATCGTTGTATAATTTAATCAGTGAGCATGATTTAGGTTACATCACAGAGCCTGATAATCACTCATTATTGTCAAAATTGATAAGCGCTTTAAAACCGGACAAATCATTTCAAACCAAAAGAAATAATGCTCTTAACTATGCCAGGCAATACCTGGATATTAATAATGTAATGAATACTTTTTTGACTGATGTTTTTGTTTGA
- a CDS encoding glycosyltransferase family 2 protein, giving the protein MVSVLILTKNEENDLPGCLQTVSWCDDIHVFDSYSNDSTVQIATLAGARVTQREFDGYATQRNAALDTIDYKHEWLLILDADERIPETLVKNIEEAVRVAQSGVNGYRIQRRDFLWGTWLKHAQISPYYIRLIRIGKARYTREINEVLEVDGVVKPLPGYFDHYPFSKGIAHWLTKHNTYSTMEAKRWIEENAGGEKFSLKKALFSRDFTYRRYHQKGLFYKIPARPLIKWMYMVIWRRAFLDGKAGFTYAALQSIYEFFIVIKTREMLNNK; this is encoded by the coding sequence ATGGTTTCTGTCCTGATACTCACTAAAAACGAAGAGAATGATCTGCCTGGGTGTCTTCAAACGGTTTCGTGGTGCGACGATATTCATGTGTTTGATTCTTATAGCAACGATTCTACGGTGCAAATTGCCACACTTGCCGGGGCCAGGGTAACACAAAGAGAATTTGATGGCTATGCCACCCAAAGGAATGCGGCATTGGATACCATTGATTATAAACACGAGTGGTTATTGATTCTGGACGCGGACGAAAGAATACCTGAAACGCTCGTAAAGAACATTGAAGAGGCGGTTAGGGTCGCACAATCAGGGGTAAATGGCTACAGGATACAAAGAAGGGATTTTTTATGGGGTACATGGCTTAAGCACGCTCAAATTTCACCCTATTATATCCGGCTGATCCGAATCGGTAAAGCCAGGTACACCCGCGAGATTAACGAAGTATTGGAAGTGGATGGCGTAGTTAAGCCATTGCCCGGTTATTTTGATCACTATCCCTTTTCCAAGGGGATAGCTCATTGGTTGACTAAGCACAATACTTATTCAACCATGGAAGCTAAACGGTGGATAGAAGAAAATGCTGGTGGCGAGAAATTCTCCTTAAAGAAAGCGCTGTTTAGCCGTGATTTTACTTACAGGCGCTATCATCAAAAGGGACTGTTTTACAAGATTCCCGCCCGTCCTTTAATTAAGTGGATGTATATGGTGATCTGGCGGCGGGCATTTCTTGACGGTAAGGCGGGTTTTACCTACGCGGCGCTTCAGTCAATTTACGAGTTCTTTATCGTTATAAAAACCCGGGAGATGTTAAATAATAAGTAA
- a CDS encoding glycosyltransferase, which yields MHLLHVINSMDPVSGGPSQGIRNLNKGMQYMDVVREVVCLDSPDSPYLGKDDFKIHAIGPKKGKWNYSARLIPWLTDNLGRFDVVIVNGLWLYSSYAAWKAIRTIKGRGPGMKVPRMLVMPHGMLDPYFQRAEARKLKAIRNWAYWKLIESKVVNSADGLLFTCETELLLARQTFSSYHPKNEFNVGYGIEAPPLYNQAMSVAFNKLCPELNGEPYMLFLSRIHPKKGVDLLLKAYIDLHKEIKLADGNMPKLVIAGPGMDTRFGKLIQQELVNETGVKGDVFFPGMLTGEAKWGAFYGCDAFVLPSHQENFGIAVAEALACQKTVLITNQVNIWREILNEGAGMVDNDNLSGVQNILKQWVRLTKEEKKQFNNRALIAYQNYFTIDAAAKKMLETFSNSTPLN from the coding sequence ATGCATTTGCTCCACGTAATAAACAGTATGGACCCGGTGAGCGGGGGGCCTTCCCAGGGGATACGGAATCTTAATAAGGGCATGCAGTATATGGATGTAGTGCGGGAAGTGGTATGCCTGGACTCACCGGATTCGCCTTATTTAGGTAAAGATGATTTCAAAATTCATGCAATAGGGCCAAAAAAGGGTAAATGGAATTACAGTGCCCGGCTTATTCCCTGGCTAACTGACAACCTGGGCCGGTTTGACGTAGTTATTGTTAATGGCTTATGGCTTTACAGCAGTTATGCAGCATGGAAAGCAATCCGTACAATAAAAGGAAGAGGTCCGGGTATGAAGGTACCGCGTATGCTGGTGATGCCTCATGGTATGCTCGATCCGTATTTTCAACGAGCAGAAGCAAGAAAGCTGAAAGCAATAAGGAACTGGGCTTATTGGAAATTAATAGAAAGCAAAGTGGTTAATAGTGCCGACGGCTTGCTATTTACCTGTGAGACGGAATTACTTTTAGCGCGTCAGACTTTTAGCTCTTATCATCCTAAAAATGAATTTAATGTTGGATATGGGATAGAAGCCCCTCCTTTGTATAACCAGGCGATGTCGGTGGCTTTTAATAAACTTTGCCCTGAGTTGAATGGCGAGCCATATATGCTGTTTTTAAGCCGTATTCACCCCAAAAAAGGTGTCGATTTACTTTTGAAAGCTTATATCGATTTACATAAAGAAATTAAATTGGCTGATGGGAATATGCCGAAGCTGGTAATAGCTGGCCCGGGCATGGATACCAGGTTTGGGAAACTGATACAGCAGGAGCTTGTAAACGAAACCGGGGTTAAGGGTGATGTGTTTTTTCCAGGAATGCTTACCGGAGAGGCTAAATGGGGGGCTTTTTACGGATGCGACGCGTTTGTATTGCCAAGCCACCAGGAAAACTTTGGAATAGCAGTAGCAGAAGCGCTGGCCTGCCAAAAAACGGTATTGATAACAAACCAGGTAAACATCTGGCGGGAAATATTGAACGAAGGAGCCGGTATGGTTGATAACGATAATTTAAGTGGCGTGCAAAATATATTAAAGCAATGGGTCCGGCTGACTAAAGAAGAAAAAAAACAATTTAATAACAGGGCATTAATTGCATACCAAAATTATTTTACAATAGATGCAGCTGCTAAAAAGATGTTAGAGACATTTAGTAATTCAACGCCTTTAAACTAA
- a CDS encoding glycosyltransferase, translating to MKIILFAHPSFLGQQSMPRFTNMLAEEMRKRGHEVDIYSPKALFFRVQSPAVLKKWLGYIDQFVVFPAMVKKLIKRHHHTLYVFTDHALGMWVPVVKHLPHVVICHDFLAQRSAKGEIAQNPTGWSGRRYQQFIYEGYATAANFISVSKKTQLDLHRFLGRVPVLSKVVYNGLNKTFVPIALKTARQIMSKKTGVDTSGGYILHVGGNQWYKNRVGVLEIYNAWRASGNNNLPLLLIGVLPSATLKLEIERSAYREQIHVLAQIDDEYINAAYSGATVLLFPSLAEGFGWPIAEAMASGCVVVTTGEAPMTEVGDNAAIYIPSQPLRESEGVAWAQGAAKILNQVIDLPETDRVKMVQKGLDNSQRFNTEKALDEFEKIFLEILA from the coding sequence ATGAAGATTATATTATTCGCTCATCCGTCGTTCCTTGGCCAGCAAAGTATGCCCAGGTTTACCAATATGCTGGCAGAAGAGATGCGCAAACGGGGACATGAGGTGGATATTTACTCGCCTAAAGCACTTTTTTTTAGGGTGCAGTCACCTGCTGTATTAAAAAAGTGGTTGGGTTATATTGATCAGTTTGTCGTTTTTCCGGCAATGGTCAAAAAACTAATTAAACGCCATCATCATACACTCTATGTGTTTACCGATCACGCATTAGGGATGTGGGTGCCTGTTGTTAAACATTTACCGCATGTTGTAATTTGCCATGATTTCCTGGCACAGCGATCGGCAAAGGGTGAAATCGCTCAAAACCCAACAGGCTGGTCAGGTCGAAGGTACCAGCAATTTATTTATGAAGGTTATGCTACGGCCGCCAATTTTATTTCTGTCTCAAAAAAAACCCAGCTGGATTTACACCGGTTCCTGGGGCGCGTACCAGTACTGTCAAAAGTAGTGTATAATGGTTTGAATAAAACTTTTGTTCCTATAGCTTTAAAAACTGCCCGACAAATAATGAGTAAAAAAACCGGTGTTGACACTTCGGGCGGATATATATTGCATGTAGGTGGTAACCAGTGGTACAAAAACAGGGTTGGTGTTCTGGAAATTTACAATGCATGGCGCGCTTCCGGCAATAATAACCTGCCATTGTTACTTATAGGCGTACTCCCGTCGGCAACTTTGAAACTCGAAATCGAAAGATCAGCTTACCGGGAACAGATCCACGTGCTTGCCCAAATTGATGATGAGTATATTAATGCGGCTTATTCGGGAGCGACTGTGTTGCTTTTTCCCTCACTTGCTGAGGGCTTTGGCTGGCCAATAGCAGAGGCAATGGCCTCAGGATGCGTGGTTGTAACTACCGGCGAGGCACCTATGACGGAGGTTGGCGACAACGCTGCAATTTATATTCCGTCACAACCGCTAAGGGAAAGTGAAGGAGTTGCCTGGGCGCAAGGAGCTGCAAAGATTTTAAACCAGGTGATAGATTTGCCGGAAACTGACAGGGTAAAAATGGTACAAAAAGGGCTGGATAATTCACAGCGTTTTAATACTGAAAAAGCGCTGGATGAGTTCGAGAAAATATTCCTGGAAATCCTGGCATAA
- a CDS encoding glycosyltransferase: MNSTLLVFDSHPVQYRAPIWQAIENQQPGSLHVVYASDCSLRGHSDHGFGKTFAWDEPMLSGYNNTILNCENGVPLSNWQSLTGKGVRNVLKLHKPAAVLLTGLNYKYDLVAYFNALILGIPVWLRCETQDEAMSRTKLKAGVRGLLYRLAYLGIGRFLFIGELNKKHYLTHGVPAKKLSPALYGTVNRFESLNGEMKQALRSNARQDANIPDQKIVIGFSGKFISKKNPAILFQMLDFLPGATLNNISFYFIGSGPLEQQLLDLADEVLKKWGIKTYFAGFVNQSKIAAHYLAIDVFILPSKKMGETWGLVVNEALQAGCSVIVSSAVGSSVNFKPLQRFRIFEDGNAKQLAHRFEELLNLKRDFNWAESALIPYSIEVTAKSIINTLQ; this comes from the coding sequence ATGAATTCTACACTTTTGGTTTTTGATTCTCATCCGGTTCAATACCGGGCACCAATCTGGCAAGCTATTGAAAACCAACAGCCGGGTAGTTTGCATGTTGTTTATGCTTCTGATTGTTCGTTACGCGGGCACAGCGATCACGGGTTTGGAAAAACCTTTGCCTGGGATGAGCCGATGTTATCAGGCTACAACAATACAATCTTAAATTGTGAAAATGGAGTGCCGTTGTCTAACTGGCAATCATTAACCGGCAAAGGAGTGCGTAATGTATTAAAACTTCATAAACCGGCAGCAGTTTTACTAACTGGTCTGAATTATAAGTACGATTTGGTTGCTTATTTTAATGCTTTAATTTTAGGCATACCCGTTTGGCTAAGGTGCGAAACACAGGATGAGGCTATGTCACGCACAAAATTGAAAGCCGGTGTTCGCGGCCTGTTATACAGGCTTGCCTATTTGGGAATCGGCCGCTTTCTATTTATAGGCGAATTGAATAAAAAACATTATTTAACACATGGTGTACCGGCAAAAAAACTATCCCCTGCCTTATATGGTACCGTAAATCGCTTCGAATCTTTAAATGGCGAGATGAAACAGGCGTTAAGAAGTAACGCAAGACAGGATGCAAATATTCCGGATCAAAAAATTGTGATTGGCTTTTCGGGTAAGTTTATCAGTAAGAAAAATCCGGCAATATTATTTCAAATGCTTGATTTTTTGCCGGGAGCTACACTAAATAATATTAGTTTTTACTTTATTGGCAGTGGCCCCTTAGAACAGCAATTGCTTGATTTAGCCGATGAGGTATTAAAAAAATGGGGAATAAAAACATACTTTGCCGGTTTTGTTAACCAGTCGAAAATTGCGGCGCATTACCTGGCTATTGATGTATTTATATTACCTTCAAAAAAAATGGGCGAAACCTGGGGCCTCGTTGTTAATGAAGCCCTGCAGGCAGGCTGTTCGGTGATCGTAAGTAGTGCAGTAGGGTCGTCAGTGAATTTTAAGCCGTTACAGCGTTTCCGTATTTTTGAGGATGGTAATGCAAAGCAGCTTGCTCATCGTTTTGAAGAATTGCTGAATTTAAAAAGGGATTTTAATTGGGCTGAAAGCGCGTTAATACCTTATTCAATTGAAGTTACAGCGAAAAGTATAATTAATACACTTCAATAA